The Caulifigura coniformis genome includes a region encoding these proteins:
- a CDS encoding phage major capsid protein, protein MRSDAGSVGNEIVLFYTSSDGTMPQLRALIESHGPRGFYHKVVELLNEKELTPDDFSYYELADACGVLPRLKSVQESLSPAESLPELLSESNPGVGTNLFQVVSGELIGRKVIEGYDDDSGFIGDKLVTVLPSRLRSQKLAGFTALAGPTEVSENHPYEESTFEEKYVTTLESKQGRILSITEELIGFDQTGEIHRRAMALGYYLRQERERTIVRAVTDAGAATGQYVYRPNGVGMELYAADGSRRNYVGAGNTTSTSFNTAIPLIDWTDVELALHYRATQVIDDRIDGDRRPIVVPAKQMLVPERLRGTAHSIVRSTEVTVTAGGAETKFANPVGGLFEVLSSPFIDEQGGQAANDWFVGDFRRQFVWTEIWPVQTFLQKNDSEAAFERDVVLRVKARYYGGISAVDTVFVTKVDGN, encoded by the coding sequence ATGCGGTCCGACGCTGGCAGCGTCGGCAACGAGATTGTCCTCTTTTACACATCATCGGATGGAACGATGCCACAGTTGCGCGCGTTGATCGAATCCCACGGGCCGCGAGGCTTCTATCACAAGGTGGTCGAGCTCCTGAATGAGAAGGAGCTGACTCCGGACGATTTCTCGTACTACGAGTTGGCGGATGCGTGCGGTGTTCTGCCGAGGCTGAAGTCGGTGCAGGAATCGCTGTCTCCGGCGGAGTCGTTGCCGGAGCTGCTGAGCGAATCGAACCCCGGCGTCGGAACCAACCTGTTCCAGGTCGTTTCCGGGGAGCTGATCGGGCGGAAGGTGATCGAAGGTTACGACGACGACAGCGGTTTCATCGGCGACAAGCTGGTGACAGTGCTGCCGAGCCGGCTTCGCAGCCAGAAGCTGGCTGGCTTCACGGCCCTGGCGGGTCCGACGGAAGTCTCCGAGAACCATCCGTATGAGGAGTCGACGTTCGAGGAAAAGTACGTCACGACGCTGGAATCGAAGCAGGGGCGGATCCTGTCGATCACCGAGGAGCTGATTGGGTTCGACCAGACGGGCGAGATTCACCGCCGCGCGATGGCGCTGGGCTACTACCTGCGGCAGGAGCGGGAGCGGACGATCGTGCGGGCCGTCACGGACGCCGGCGCGGCGACCGGACAGTACGTCTACCGTCCCAACGGGGTGGGCATGGAGCTGTACGCCGCGGACGGCAGTCGGCGCAACTACGTCGGCGCGGGCAACACCACGTCGACCTCGTTCAACACGGCGATCCCGCTGATCGACTGGACCGATGTCGAACTCGCGCTGCACTACCGGGCGACGCAGGTGATTGACGACCGGATCGATGGCGATCGCCGGCCGATCGTCGTCCCAGCGAAGCAGATGTTGGTTCCGGAGCGGCTGCGCGGTACGGCCCACAGCATTGTGAGATCGACGGAGGTGACCGTGACGGCCGGCGGCGCCGAAACGAAGTTCGCCAACCCCGTGGGGGGGCTGTTCGAGGTGCTGTCGAGTCCGTTCATCGACGAGCAGGGGGGCCAGGCGGCGAACGACTGGTTCGTCGGCGATTTCCGCCGGCAGTTCGTGTGGACCGAGATCTGGCCCGTGCAGACGTTCCTGCAGAAGAACGACAGCGAAGCGGCGTTCGAGCGGGATGTCGTGCTGCGGGTGAAGGCCCGGTACTACGGCGGCATCAGTGCGGTGGACACGGTGTTCGTGACGAAGGTGGATGGGAACTGA